From a region of the Nitrospira sp. genome:
- a CDS encoding 16S rRNA (uracil(1498)-N(3))-methyltransferase gives MSVFFVSPQCIAPPAITVTDDLLTHLRNSLRVSIGESLWFGNGLGTRYRAEITDVSKGALTGRILDTIQEPPRRVPRLFLGQSLLKGEKMDWVIQKAAELGVDTLMPIESRHSVVQLKADRVDHQLARWQRIALEAAQQSEQWRVPSITPPHSLISLLRSHVTDTVTLMLTERRDGNNLQTIELPHDATGSILVLIGPEGGWSKEEMLAAEQAEIQPITLGQHILRAETAAIAAISIVQSRLGKLG, from the coding sequence ATGTCTGTGTTTTTCGTTTCCCCCCAGTGCATCGCTCCACCGGCCATAACAGTCACGGATGACTTACTGACCCATCTCAGGAACAGCCTGCGCGTCAGCATCGGCGAATCCCTGTGGTTCGGCAATGGGCTAGGCACCAGATATCGTGCGGAGATCACCGACGTTTCCAAAGGAGCTCTCACCGGGCGCATTCTCGATACGATTCAGGAACCGCCTCGGCGCGTCCCGCGCCTATTCCTCGGTCAATCGCTCCTCAAAGGCGAAAAGATGGATTGGGTGATTCAGAAAGCCGCCGAGCTGGGCGTGGATACACTCATGCCGATTGAAAGCCGGCATAGCGTGGTGCAACTCAAAGCCGACCGTGTGGACCATCAGCTTGCCCGGTGGCAACGCATTGCCCTCGAAGCCGCGCAACAATCCGAACAATGGCGAGTCCCGTCCATCACTCCACCACATTCTCTCATATCACTTCTGAGAAGCCATGTGACCGATACCGTGACACTCATGCTTACCGAACGGCGAGATGGGAACAATTTGCAGACGATCGAACTCCCGCACGATGCGACTGGTTCCATACTGGTTTTAATCGGCCCTGAAGGAGGCTGGAGCAAGGAAGAAATGCTCGCGGCCGAACAGGCGGAAATCCAACCGATTACCCTGGGTCAGCACATCCTGCGGGCAGAGACTGCCGCTATTGCAGCCATCAGCATTGTTCAGTCGCGCCTCGGCAAGTTGGGATAA
- a CDS encoding YqgE/AlgH family protein, translated as MGLLSLLPTLPAVAEGEFSPSSIKKGVLLVASPSLSDPNFHQTVLLIIEHGGRGTVGLILNRSTNVLVSEVLPDLTVLKGTRYRLFAGGPVERTQLVLLFRLKSPYPDTRLIVDGVYVGTPRVLERIMAQPKSSETFRAFAGLAGWAPGQLDYEMLQGSWGVLPSDTFNIFDKDPATLWPDSITRLQAPRAISSTRSS; from the coding sequence ATGGGGCTTTTGTCTCTCCTGCCTACGCTGCCGGCTGTGGCTGAGGGGGAATTTTCGCCTTCGTCGATCAAAAAGGGCGTCCTCCTGGTTGCCAGTCCGTCGCTGAGTGATCCCAACTTCCATCAAACCGTCCTGCTTATTATCGAACACGGAGGAAGAGGCACAGTCGGTCTCATTTTGAATCGTTCCACGAACGTACTGGTATCCGAAGTTTTGCCGGACCTCACCGTGCTCAAGGGAACGCGCTACCGATTGTTTGCCGGCGGTCCGGTCGAGCGAACGCAGCTTGTCTTGTTGTTTCGATTGAAGAGCCCGTATCCTGATACGCGATTGATCGTTGATGGAGTCTATGTCGGTACGCCGAGAGTTCTCGAACGCATCATGGCTCAACCTAAATCGTCCGAAACCTTTCGCGCTTTTGCCGGTTTGGCCGGATGGGCACCGGGGCAGCTCGACTATGAAATGCTTCAGGGATCGTGGGGCGTCTTACCATCGGACACCTTCAACATCTTTGATAAGGACCCAGCCACCCTTTGGCCTGACAGTATCACCCGCCTCCAGGCGCCCAGAGCCATTTCCAGTACGCGATCGTCCTGA
- a CDS encoding sel1 repeat family protein, whose translation MTTGLRYLITLAIFSTLPGCIDPPKSPYVDVHESVTRIDGFQSVGEQGSAQDQYHLGLQYENALPRDHREAVRWYRMAAMQRHPDAFYRLCVLSDKGLGMPQDYQEAFRWCRLAADHGHGAAMFLIATHYEKARGVPKDVVQAYQWYNLAAANGHEEGAKWRDRLARDMTPTQVAQGQFLARNWKPKAQDAPEER comes from the coding sequence ATGACCACCGGCTTACGTTATCTCATCACGTTAGCCATCTTCAGCACACTACCGGGATGTATCGATCCGCCTAAATCACCCTACGTGGATGTGCACGAATCTGTGACACGTATCGATGGGTTTCAGTCTGTGGGGGAGCAAGGAAGTGCCCAGGACCAATACCACCTCGGTTTGCAATACGAGAACGCCTTGCCTCGGGACCACCGAGAAGCCGTTCGGTGGTATCGCATGGCGGCGATGCAGCGGCATCCGGACGCCTTCTACAGACTCTGCGTGCTGTCGGACAAGGGCCTTGGGATGCCGCAGGACTATCAGGAAGCCTTCCGGTGGTGCCGCCTGGCTGCAGATCATGGACATGGAGCTGCGATGTTTCTTATCGCAACCCATTATGAAAAAGCTCGAGGTGTCCCCAAAGATGTCGTACAAGCCTACCAGTGGTATAACCTGGCGGCAGCCAATGGGCATGAGGAGGGTGCGAAGTGGCGAGACCGACTGGCCCGCGATATGACGCCGACTCAAGTCGCCCAGGGACAATTCCTGGCTCGGAATTGGAAACCGAAAGCGCAGGATGCGCCTGAAGAACGATAA
- a CDS encoding sel1 repeat family protein: MSEILKRAQSGNPDAQNQLGLLYSEGRGLPQNHFEAKDWFKKAADQGHADAQVNLGTLYSLGQGAPFSDPMALYWFQKAAEQRNALAFAKLGMMYERGRGVPQNFIDAHMWYNLSAAYGEKRAAEARNALATQMTAEQIAEAETRAKKWTPKRR; encoded by the coding sequence GTGAGCGAAATACTCAAACGCGCGCAGAGCGGAAATCCTGATGCCCAAAATCAATTAGGCCTGCTCTATAGCGAAGGACGCGGTCTTCCGCAAAACCATTTCGAAGCCAAGGATTGGTTTAAGAAAGCCGCGGACCAAGGGCATGCCGACGCGCAAGTCAACCTCGGAACACTCTACTCTCTTGGGCAAGGCGCCCCCTTCAGTGATCCCATGGCGCTGTATTGGTTTCAGAAAGCCGCCGAACAACGAAATGCGTTGGCATTTGCAAAGCTGGGGATGATGTATGAGCGAGGACGCGGCGTCCCTCAGAATTTCATCGACGCACACATGTGGTACAACCTCTCGGCCGCATACGGTGAGAAACGAGCGGCCGAAGCGCGCAATGCACTGGCTACGCAGATGACCGCCGAACAGATCGCTGAAGCGGAAACACGAGCGAAGAAATGGACACCGAAGCGCCGGTGA
- a CDS encoding cytochrome c codes for MKSSRMIWVSTVLLMLGTTPACSQNGGEPKVTGTVASAPAELRNGEQKFNANCSICHGVGGVGTTQGPPLVHKVYEPNHHGDAAFQRAAANGVKSHHWQFGDMPKITTVVPDDVDHIVKYVRWLQKQAGIF; via the coding sequence ATGAAATCGTCACGGATGATATGGGTGAGCACGGTTCTGCTGATGCTCGGTACAACACCGGCATGCAGCCAGAATGGGGGGGAACCGAAGGTCACGGGAACTGTCGCTTCCGCTCCCGCCGAATTGCGTAACGGAGAGCAGAAATTCAACGCCAACTGTTCGATCTGCCACGGGGTCGGGGGAGTCGGTACTACCCAAGGCCCACCGCTGGTCCACAAAGTGTATGAGCCCAATCATCACGGTGATGCGGCCTTTCAGCGAGCAGCAGCCAATGGCGTGAAGTCTCACCATTGGCAATTCGGAGACATGCCAAAGATCACCACCGTCGTGCCCGACGACGTGGATCATATCGTGAAATACGTTCGCTGGCTGCAGAAACAGGCCGGCATCTTCTAG
- the queC gene encoding 7-cyano-7-deazaguanine synthase QueC, with protein sequence MHGSSTGRAVVLASGGLDSTVAAAVARQDGYTLYLLTIAYRQRHSVEIERARQVATALQAQQHVVVDVDLRTIGGSALTDDLPVPKYESESERSKDVPITYVPGRNLIFLSLAAAHAEVLGASVIYFGANVIDYAGYPDCRPEFIKAVEAAIQAGTKAGMTGKHIEIRAPLLRMSKTEIIQLGMTLNVPFHLTHSCYDPVGSLACGRCDSCLVRRRGFAEAGVVDPVPYAVC encoded by the coding sequence ATGCACGGGTCTAGCACCGGACGAGCGGTCGTTCTCGCCAGCGGCGGACTGGACTCCACTGTCGCAGCGGCCGTTGCACGGCAAGATGGCTACACGCTTTATCTGTTGACCATCGCCTACCGGCAGCGGCATAGTGTGGAGATTGAGCGGGCGAGACAGGTGGCAACAGCCCTGCAGGCTCAACAGCATGTGGTGGTGGACGTCGATTTGCGGACAATCGGAGGATCAGCCCTCACCGACGATCTTCCGGTTCCGAAATACGAGAGTGAATCTGAACGGAGCAAGGACGTTCCCATTACCTACGTGCCAGGACGAAACTTGATCTTTCTCTCGCTGGCGGCCGCCCATGCGGAAGTGCTGGGAGCCTCGGTCATCTATTTTGGCGCCAATGTGATCGACTATGCCGGATATCCCGATTGCCGTCCGGAGTTCATCAAGGCTGTGGAAGCGGCCATTCAGGCTGGAACAAAGGCAGGTATGACGGGCAAGCATATTGAAATCCGTGCTCCGCTGCTTAGAATGAGCAAGACCGAGATTATTCAACTCGGCATGACTTTAAACGTTCCCTTTCATCTGACGCATAGCTGCTATGACCCTGTCGGTTCGCTTGCGTGTGGGCGATGCGATAGCTGCCTCGTGCGCAGGCGGGGATTTGCGGAAGCAGGAGTTGTAGATCCGGTTCCCTATGCGGTATGTTGA